In Serratia sp. FDAARGOS_506, a genomic segment contains:
- the dinG gene encoding ATP-dependent DNA helicase DinG codes for MALSSAVKDQIGQWYKALQQQIPDFISRAPQRQMIAEVAKTLAGDYPRHLAIEAPTGVGKTLSYLIPGIAVGRAESKPLVVSTANVALQDQIYSKDLPLLKKIIPDLKFTGAFGRGRYVCPRNLAAMSTDVSQQGDLTLFLDDELAPSSGEEQALCQKLTKALARFEWDGLRDHYQQSIDDPLWAKLSTDKANCLGRNCHYIRECPFYIARKEIESADVVVANHALVMAALETESVLPNPKELLLVLDEGHHLPEVARDALEIDGEITALSTNLQLDMIVRQVEQCMTQYRPKNPPGLANSERLKNHCEELRELVQIFEHQVSAYLPGDSVAAEHRFEMGELPAEMVESCARLFKLTDALRGLAEFVLNDLTEQTGKHDIVRLHRAILQMSRTLGYLEAMSKLWRLAALDKSSNAPISKWVTRELRDNVTHLYLHCVGIRVSDQLEKLLWRKVPHVVVTSATLRSLNSFARLQEMSGLSEKAGDRFETLSSPFNHVEQGKIVIPQMRYEPALANEAEHLEEMARCFRAEQASGKHKGMLILFSSHRAMQTFLSYVTDLRLMLLVQGDQPRYRLVEEHRKRVEKGVASVLVGLQSFAEGLDLKGELLTQVHIHKIAFPPIDSPVIITEGEWLKSLKRYPFEVQSLPSASFNLIQQVGRLIRSNQCYGEIVIYDRRLLTKNYGSRLLASLPVFPIEQRAVPEADKAHLAALKSAADAAKKEKKRGNPFARKRRR; via the coding sequence ATGGCGCTCTCCTCCGCAGTTAAAGATCAGATTGGCCAGTGGTACAAAGCCCTGCAGCAGCAAATACCGGATTTTATTTCCCGCGCGCCCCAGCGCCAGATGATCGCCGAGGTGGCGAAGACGCTGGCCGGTGACTACCCGCGCCATCTGGCGATCGAGGCGCCGACCGGCGTCGGCAAAACGCTGTCTTATCTGATCCCGGGCATCGCCGTCGGGCGGGCCGAGAGCAAACCGCTGGTGGTCAGCACCGCCAACGTGGCGCTGCAGGATCAGATCTACAGCAAGGATTTGCCGCTGCTGAAGAAGATTATCCCCGATCTGAAATTTACCGGCGCCTTTGGCCGCGGGCGCTACGTGTGCCCGCGCAACCTGGCGGCGATGAGCACCGACGTCAGCCAACAGGGCGATCTGACGCTGTTCCTCGACGACGAGCTGGCGCCGTCCAGCGGCGAAGAGCAGGCGCTGTGCCAAAAGTTGACCAAGGCGCTGGCCCGCTTCGAGTGGGACGGGCTGCGCGATCACTATCAACAGAGCATCGACGATCCGCTGTGGGCCAAGCTGAGCACCGATAAGGCCAACTGCCTGGGGCGCAACTGCCACTATATTCGCGAATGTCCGTTCTATATCGCCCGCAAAGAGATCGAGAGCGCCGACGTGGTGGTGGCCAACCACGCCCTGGTGATGGCGGCGCTGGAGACGGAGTCGGTGCTGCCGAACCCGAAAGAGCTGCTGCTGGTGCTGGACGAAGGCCACCATTTGCCGGAGGTGGCGCGCGACGCGCTGGAGATTGACGGGGAAATCACTGCGCTGTCGACCAACCTGCAGTTGGACATGATCGTGCGTCAGGTCGAGCAGTGCATGACCCAATACCGGCCGAAGAATCCGCCGGGGCTGGCCAACAGCGAGCGGCTGAAGAACCATTGCGAGGAGCTGCGCGAGCTGGTGCAGATCTTCGAACATCAGGTCAGCGCCTATCTGCCCGGCGACAGCGTGGCGGCCGAGCATCGTTTCGAGATGGGAGAGCTGCCGGCGGAGATGGTCGAGAGCTGCGCGCGGCTGTTCAAATTGACCGATGCGCTGCGCGGGCTGGCGGAATTCGTGCTTAACGATCTCACCGAGCAGACCGGCAAGCATGACATCGTGCGCCTGCACCGCGCCATCCTGCAGATGAGCCGCACGCTGGGGTATCTGGAGGCGATGAGCAAGCTGTGGCGGCTGGCGGCGCTCGACAAATCGTCCAACGCGCCGATCTCCAAATGGGTCACGCGCGAGCTGCGCGATAACGTCACCCATCTCTACCTGCACTGCGTCGGCATCCGCGTCAGCGACCAGCTGGAGAAGCTGCTGTGGCGCAAGGTGCCGCACGTAGTGGTCACCTCGGCCACGCTGCGTTCGCTGAATAGTTTCGCGCGTTTGCAGGAGATGAGCGGGCTGAGCGAGAAGGCCGGCGATCGCTTCGAAACGCTCTCTTCGCCGTTCAATCACGTCGAGCAGGGCAAGATTGTCATTCCGCAGATGCGCTACGAACCGGCGCTCGCCAACGAAGCGGAGCACCTCGAAGAGATGGCGCGATGTTTCCGCGCCGAGCAGGCGAGCGGCAAACACAAAGGCATGCTGATCCTGTTCAGCAGCCATCGGGCGATGCAGACCTTCCTCAGCTACGTGACCGATCTGCGGCTGATGTTGCTGGTGCAGGGCGACCAACCGCGCTACCGGCTGGTGGAAGAGCACCGCAAGCGGGTGGAGAAGGGCGTCGCCAGCGTGCTGGTGGGGCTGCAATCGTTCGCCGAGGGGCTGGATCTGAAAGGTGAACTGCTGACCCAGGTGCATATTCACAAAATCGCGTTCCCGCCGATCGACAGCCCGGTGATCATCACCGAAGGCGAGTGGCTGAAATCGCTGAAGCGTTATCCGTTCGAAGTGCAGAGCCTGCCGAGCGCCTCGTTCAACCTGATCCAGCAGGTCGGCCGCCTGATCCGCAGCAATCAATGTTACGGCGAGATCGTGATCTACGATCGCCGGTTGTTGACCAAAAACTACGGTTCGCGGCTGTTGGCGTCGCTGCCGGTGTTTCCGATCGAACAGCGTGCGGTGCCGGAGGCCGACAAGGCGCATCTGGCGGCGCTGAAATCCGCCGCCGACGCGGCCAAAAAAGAGAAGAAGCGCGGCAACCCGTTCGCCCGCAAGCGGCGGCGTTAA
- a CDS encoding Lrp/AsnC family transcriptional regulator, which yields MDDIDRQILTLLAQDARASLKTLSAQVGLSSPSTSERLRRLEESGVIQGYTLNVNLRAVGYAFESLVRIKPLPGMLKKVEQLIQAIPEVVECDKVTGEDCFIVRLVAHSMEQLDHTLDRLAEHAQSNTSIVKTTPVKRRLPPLL from the coding sequence ATGGATGATATCGATCGCCAGATCCTGACTCTTTTGGCGCAGGACGCACGCGCGTCGTTGAAGACGCTGAGCGCGCAGGTGGGGCTGTCGTCGCCGAGCACGTCGGAAAGGCTGCGGCGGCTGGAGGAAAGCGGCGTGATCCAGGGCTATACCTTGAACGTCAATCTGCGGGCGGTGGGCTACGCCTTCGAATCGCTGGTGCGTATCAAGCCGCTGCCGGGCATGCTGAAGAAGGTTGAACAGCTGATTCAGGCGATCCCGGAAGTGGTCGAGTGCGATAAAGTGACCGGCGAAGACTGCTTTATCGTGCGGCTGGTGGCGCACTCGATGGAGCAGCTCGACCACACCCTCGATCGGCTGGCCGAGCATGCGCAGAGCAACACCTCGATCGTGAAAACCACGCCGGTCAAACGCCGCCTGCCGCCGCTGCTCTGA
- a CDS encoding DMT family transporter: MNAEIKRGSLEMTAAMLISGSIGWFVLMSGQPVVNVVFWRCAVGALVLLAVCGALGQLRRDALTRATLLLAIAGGVALVINWLLLFAAYSYASISIATAVYNTQPFMLVGLGALFLGERLTARKLLWLGLAFGGMMLVVLAQPRQAGEQSHYLTGITLALGAAFFYALMALAAKRLKGTPPHLIALIQVAVGAAMLLPLVDFHVSASAGQWGMLATLGALHTGLMYVLMYGALQKLPTHLIGSLSFIYPIAAMLVDRLAFGHRLSAWQLLGAATILLAAAGMNLLGDRRARLLPASDGRRAG, from the coding sequence ATGAATGCAGAGATAAAACGCGGCTCGCTGGAGATGACGGCGGCGATGCTGATTTCCGGCTCCATCGGCTGGTTTGTGCTGATGTCCGGCCAGCCGGTGGTCAACGTGGTGTTTTGGCGCTGCGCGGTGGGGGCGCTGGTGCTGCTGGCGGTGTGCGGCGCGCTGGGACAGCTGCGGCGCGATGCGCTGACGCGCGCCACGCTGCTGCTGGCGATCGCCGGCGGGGTGGCGCTGGTGATCAACTGGCTGCTGCTGTTTGCCGCCTATTCCTATGCGTCTATCTCCATCGCCACGGCGGTGTACAACACGCAGCCGTTTATGCTGGTGGGGCTGGGGGCGCTGTTTCTGGGGGAACGGCTGACCGCCCGCAAGCTGCTGTGGCTGGGGTTGGCGTTCGGCGGCATGATGCTGGTGGTGCTGGCACAGCCGCGGCAGGCGGGAGAACAGAGTCATTATTTGACGGGCATTACGCTGGCGCTCGGTGCGGCGTTTTTCTACGCCCTGATGGCGCTGGCGGCCAAGCGGCTGAAGGGCACGCCGCCGCATCTTATTGCGCTGATCCAGGTGGCGGTGGGGGCGGCGATGCTGTTGCCGCTGGTGGATTTCCACGTTTCGGCCAGCGCTGGGCAGTGGGGAATGCTGGCGACGCTCGGCGCGCTGCACACCGGCCTGATGTACGTGTTGATGTACGGCGCCCTGCAGAAGCTGCCGACCCACCTGATCGGCTCGCTGTCGTTCATCTACCCGATCGCCGCCATGCTGGTGGATCGCCTGGCGTTTGGCCACCGCCTGTCGGCGTGGCAGCTGCTGGGCGCGGCGACCATTCTGCTGGCGGCGGCGGGCATGAACTTGCTGGGCGATCGGCGAGCGCGGCTGCTGCCGGCCTCGGACGGCCGGCGCGCCGGCTGA